A region of the Streptomyces sp. NBC_00442 genome:
CCAGGCGGCCGAGGAGTACCGAAATGGTGGGCGCAGCACCGGACTTGAGCGTGGTTCGCTGGCGTAGAAGCACGTACAGCAACGGCGACGGTGGCAACTGCGTCGAGGTCGCCGACAACCTCGCCGGGGTCGTCCCCGTACGGGACTCCAAGGTGCCGAACGGCCCCGCACTGATCATCCCGGCCAGGGCCTGGGTGTCCTTCGTCCGGGCGGTCAAGGACGCGGCGCTTCGCGCCTGAGATCGCGGTGTTCGGCGGGACCCCGTCTCGGTAGTCTTGGGGTCATGTACGGCTACGACCAGAACCCGGGCGCACAGCAGCAGTACGCCCCGCCGCAGCAGCAGATGCAGGGCGGATACGGGGAGCAGCCGCTGTACCCAGAGCCGTCGCCGCCCTCGCTCGCCGACGCGGTGCGGGCCTTCACCACGGGCTCGCTGTCGGCCGAGGACTTCCAGCAGATCTTCGCGGGGGCCCGGGTGTACTGCCCGCGCGGCGACAACCCGGGGTTCCTGGCGCTGCACAACACGCAGCAGCCGGTGATCCCGATGTTCACCTCGCTCAAGGAGCTGCGCCGGTACGCCGGCAAGGAGTCCAAGTACTTCGTGATCACCGGCGCCGAGGTGATCGACCTCCTGCCGACCGGGTACGGCTTCGTGCTCGACATGGAGGGCGACCACCGCATGGTCTTCGACGCGAAGGCCGTGGAGCAGATGGTCGACTTCGCGATGCGGCGGATGTACGGCTAGCCGCACCGCCAGGCCGTTCCT
Encoded here:
- a CDS encoding DUF397 domain-containing protein; this translates as MVGAAPDLSVVRWRRSTYSNGDGGNCVEVADNLAGVVPVRDSKVPNGPALIIPARAWVSFVRAVKDAALRA
- a CDS encoding SseB family protein; translated protein: MYGYDQNPGAQQQYAPPQQQMQGGYGEQPLYPEPSPPSLADAVRAFTTGSLSAEDFQQIFAGARVYCPRGDNPGFLALHNTQQPVIPMFTSLKELRRYAGKESKYFVITGAEVIDLLPTGYGFVLDMEGDHRMVFDAKAVEQMVDFAMRRMYG